A DNA window from Mobula birostris isolate sMobBir1 chromosome 3, sMobBir1.hap1, whole genome shotgun sequence contains the following coding sequences:
- the setd9 gene encoding SET domain-containing protein 9 isoform X2, producing the protein MLQRLLSVWKRYKYRLVPWIALNLGRNPRTIRFVPETSLDKIISDSVIEDSLQKLFCALLRGDLSNQTEFLNMLPESIQSKYMDILTHFQSVKETEGNHMDFNPEGAMFKTLGFIIRRATSSLSSAGRGVFVTTGKVPKGTLVCMYPGTVYQQYEPILFQSICNPFIFRCIDGVLIDGNDKGISKVIYRSCSGRDRLGPCKTSDVTWLTETPVNPLGVGQYVNNCSNEKEANVCYQEFDVPITFPLELRQYIPNVNYRHDVGRPLRCVVLVALRDIEVGEELFSNYYTIIK; encoded by the exons ATGCTGCAGCGGCTCCTCTCCGTCTGGAAGCGCTACAAGTACCGGCTGGTGCCCTGGATCGCGCTGAACCTGGGCAGAAACCCCAG GACAATACGGTTTGTTCCAGAAACATCTTTGGATAAAATTATTTCTGACTCTGTGATTGAGGACTCATTACAGAAGTTGTTTTGTGCCTTGCTCAGAGGAGATTTGAGCAATCAAACTGAGTTTCTTAATATGCTGCCAGAAAGTATTCAATCAAAGTACATGGATATATTAACTCATTTTCAATCTGTTAAAGAAACGGAAGGAAATCATATGGATTTTAACCCTGAAGGGGCAATGTTTAAAACACTTGGATTCATTATAAGAAGAGCAACAAGTTCACTTTCGTCTGCAGGAAGAGGGGTGTTTGTTACAACAGGAAAGGTGCCAAAAGGAACTCTTGTTTGCATGTATCCTG GTACTGTCTATCAGCAATATGAACCAATCCTTTTCCAGTCTATATGCAACCCATTCATCTTCCGGTGTATAGATGGTGTGTTAATTGATGGAAATGATAAAGGAATTTCTAAAGTTATTTATAG ATCTTGCAGTGGACGGGATAGACTTGGTCCTTGTAAAACAAGTGATGTCACTTGGCTTACAGAAACCCCAGTCAATCCATTAGGTGTGGGACAATATGTCAACAACTGTTCTAATG AAAAAGAAGCCAATGTATGCTATCAGGAATTTGATGTCCCCATAACGTTTCCTCTCGAGTTGCGTCAGTACATTCCTAATGTCAACTACAGGCATGATGTAGGAAG GCCTTTGCGATGTGTAGTTCTTGTGGCTCTTCGAGACATAGAAGTGGGAGAAGAGCTGTTTTCCAATTACTACActataataaaataa
- the setd9 gene encoding SET domain-containing protein 9 isoform X4 translates to MDFNPEGAMFKTLGFIIRRATSSLSSAGRGVFVTTGKIDFWPCSTLPLQPSSGFLRIWSLGTVYQQYEPILFQSICNPFIFRCIDGVLIDGNDKGISKVIYRSCSGRDRLGPCKTSDVTWLTETPVNPLGVGQYVNNCSNEKEANVCYQEFDVPITFPLELRQYIPNVNYRHDVGRPLRCVVLVALRDIEVGEELFSNYYTIIK, encoded by the exons ATGGATTTTAACCCTGAAGGGGCAATGTTTAAAACACTTGGATTCATTATAAGAAGAGCAACAAGTTCACTTTCGTCTGCAGGAAGAGGGGTGTTTGTTACAACAGGAAAG ATCGATTTCTGGCCTTGCTCCACCTTACCATTGCAACCTTCTTCAGGGTTCCTCCGCATCTGGTCTTTAG GTACTGTCTATCAGCAATATGAACCAATCCTTTTCCAGTCTATATGCAACCCATTCATCTTCCGGTGTATAGATGGTGTGTTAATTGATGGAAATGATAAAGGAATTTCTAAAGTTATTTATAG ATCTTGCAGTGGACGGGATAGACTTGGTCCTTGTAAAACAAGTGATGTCACTTGGCTTACAGAAACCCCAGTCAATCCATTAGGTGTGGGACAATATGTCAACAACTGTTCTAATG AAAAAGAAGCCAATGTATGCTATCAGGAATTTGATGTCCCCATAACGTTTCCTCTCGAGTTGCGTCAGTACATTCCTAATGTCAACTACAGGCATGATGTAGGAAG GCCTTTGCGATGTGTAGTTCTTGTGGCTCTTCGAGACATAGAAGTGGGAGAAGAGCTGTTTTCCAATTACTACActataataaaataa
- the setd9 gene encoding SET domain-containing protein 9 isoform X1: MLQRLLSVWKRYKYRLVPWIALNLGRNPRTIRFVPETSLDKIISDSVIEDSLQKLFCALLRGDLSNQTEFLNMLPESIQSKYMDILTHFQSVKETEGNHMDFNPEGAMFKTLGFIIRRATSSLSSAGRGVFVTTGKIDFWPCSTLPLQPSSGFLRIWSLGTVYQQYEPILFQSICNPFIFRCIDGVLIDGNDKGISKVIYRSCSGRDRLGPCKTSDVTWLTETPVNPLGVGQYVNNCSNEKEANVCYQEFDVPITFPLELRQYIPNVNYRHDVGRPLRCVVLVALRDIEVGEELFSNYYTIIK, translated from the exons ATGCTGCAGCGGCTCCTCTCCGTCTGGAAGCGCTACAAGTACCGGCTGGTGCCCTGGATCGCGCTGAACCTGGGCAGAAACCCCAG GACAATACGGTTTGTTCCAGAAACATCTTTGGATAAAATTATTTCTGACTCTGTGATTGAGGACTCATTACAGAAGTTGTTTTGTGCCTTGCTCAGAGGAGATTTGAGCAATCAAACTGAGTTTCTTAATATGCTGCCAGAAAGTATTCAATCAAAGTACATGGATATATTAACTCATTTTCAATCTGTTAAAGAAACGGAAGGAAATCATATGGATTTTAACCCTGAAGGGGCAATGTTTAAAACACTTGGATTCATTATAAGAAGAGCAACAAGTTCACTTTCGTCTGCAGGAAGAGGGGTGTTTGTTACAACAGGAAAG ATCGATTTCTGGCCTTGCTCCACCTTACCATTGCAACCTTCTTCAGGGTTCCTCCGCATCTGGTCTTTAG GTACTGTCTATCAGCAATATGAACCAATCCTTTTCCAGTCTATATGCAACCCATTCATCTTCCGGTGTATAGATGGTGTGTTAATTGATGGAAATGATAAAGGAATTTCTAAAGTTATTTATAG ATCTTGCAGTGGACGGGATAGACTTGGTCCTTGTAAAACAAGTGATGTCACTTGGCTTACAGAAACCCCAGTCAATCCATTAGGTGTGGGACAATATGTCAACAACTGTTCTAATG AAAAAGAAGCCAATGTATGCTATCAGGAATTTGATGTCCCCATAACGTTTCCTCTCGAGTTGCGTCAGTACATTCCTAATGTCAACTACAGGCATGATGTAGGAAG GCCTTTGCGATGTGTAGTTCTTGTGGCTCTTCGAGACATAGAAGTGGGAGAAGAGCTGTTTTCCAATTACTACActataataaaataa
- the setd9 gene encoding SET domain-containing protein 9 isoform X3 yields the protein MLQRLLSVWKRYKYRLVPWIALNLGRNPRTIRFVPETSLDKIISDSVIEDSLQKLFCALLRGDLSNQTEFLNMLPESIQSKYMDILTHFQSVKETEGNHMDFNPEGAMFKTLGFIIRRATSSLSSAGRGVFVTTGKIDFWPCSTLPLQPSSGFLRIWSLGTVYQQYEPILFQSICNPFIFRCIDGVLIDGNDKGISKVIYRSCSGRDRLGPCKTSDVTWLTETPVNPLGVGQYVNNCSNGLCDV from the exons ATGCTGCAGCGGCTCCTCTCCGTCTGGAAGCGCTACAAGTACCGGCTGGTGCCCTGGATCGCGCTGAACCTGGGCAGAAACCCCAG GACAATACGGTTTGTTCCAGAAACATCTTTGGATAAAATTATTTCTGACTCTGTGATTGAGGACTCATTACAGAAGTTGTTTTGTGCCTTGCTCAGAGGAGATTTGAGCAATCAAACTGAGTTTCTTAATATGCTGCCAGAAAGTATTCAATCAAAGTACATGGATATATTAACTCATTTTCAATCTGTTAAAGAAACGGAAGGAAATCATATGGATTTTAACCCTGAAGGGGCAATGTTTAAAACACTTGGATTCATTATAAGAAGAGCAACAAGTTCACTTTCGTCTGCAGGAAGAGGGGTGTTTGTTACAACAGGAAAG ATCGATTTCTGGCCTTGCTCCACCTTACCATTGCAACCTTCTTCAGGGTTCCTCCGCATCTGGTCTTTAG GTACTGTCTATCAGCAATATGAACCAATCCTTTTCCAGTCTATATGCAACCCATTCATCTTCCGGTGTATAGATGGTGTGTTAATTGATGGAAATGATAAAGGAATTTCTAAAGTTATTTATAG ATCTTGCAGTGGACGGGATAGACTTGGTCCTTGTAAAACAAGTGATGTCACTTGGCTTACAGAAACCCCAGTCAATCCATTAGGTGTGGGACAATATGTCAACAACTGTTCTAATG GCCTTTGCGATGTGTAG